One Carassius auratus strain Wakin unplaced genomic scaffold, ASM336829v1 scaf_tig00216206, whole genome shotgun sequence genomic region harbors:
- the LOC113097373 gene encoding uncharacterized protein LOC113097373 isoform X1: MPISCHQCFRNLPPVIMNMYWYNACDGNLLIACFCSHLLSPKKNSLADSKEPGFLNGLFSYCSALLMRILRCFQSNSNLSTSFHNDHAPRNQNSLPTSFMVCLAHWACGLDG, translated from the exons ATGCCCATATCTTGCCATCAGTGTTTTCGTAATCTTCCCCCAGTGATCATGAACATGTATTGGTACAACGCTTGTGATGGTAACTTGCTAATTGCATGTTTTTGCTCTCACTTACTCTCACCTAAAAAAAATTCCCTTGCAGATTCAAAAGAACCAGGGTTCCTTAATGG CCTCTTCAGTTATTGCAGTGCGTTGTTGATGAG gaTCCTCCGGTGCTTCCAATCCAATTCCAATTTGTCCACTTCGTTTCACAATG ATCATGCCCCAAGAAACCAGAATTCCCTACCAACCTCTTTTATGGTTTGTCTGGCACACTGGGCCTGTGGCCTTGACGGGTGA